Proteins co-encoded in one Metabacillus sp. KUDC1714 genomic window:
- a CDS encoding outer membrane protein assembly factor BamB family protein, giving the protein MKLAEGKWKITKKRLKAMTAVVMCGLAISAIAKPVIANNMNVTIKGVVYDDKNENGKRDSNENGIPNVSVSDGKKITVTDEEGNYQLATSADRRQTDIVFVTVPSGYNVKTDENKTPQFYKMLGSLKAGETREQDFGLLHTPENKNPNFSFANVADVHVEAGTTNNRERFTDQLKQINESTGDPAFIAVSGDLTNRATDAEFQDYTASTATSTLPVYPAVGNHDFAPGSDYQTRIDRYRNYLGPEWYSFDYGNKHFVTLENTLGFSEADQLEWLKQDLALNAKDKEVVVFVHKPLNTPQTPSPDNTKQFIELLSEYNTRLVMVGHTHVNDVAQDTIPGADHVTTVSSSYTIDQSPNGFRMVTFQGDKQDPKFKMYDVNKSASIVHPANNSEVSQGKMNILVNAYNTSSNVKKVEYRIDGGPWKKLKQSSGMSWYGTWDDSKAKLGRHHMEVRVTDDAENVWAKISQFTIVDSDKKITPKSGSDWTMFHGDAQHTGYAKDTLEAGLRLSWTYHTPGTILTSSPAIVDGIIYIGTRDEDGNKHHAIHAVDQKTGKKLWQVKADAQVQSSPAVAEGIVYASTIRGTLYAMDAKTGKMIWEKSVGKDEVQRAWMYYSPTVENGVVYQAYSTGSGGAMMAIDARTGKELWNSPLAGGWIVESTPVVKDGKVYVGADGGWLIALDAKSGKEIWRQKPAGGWMHSMPSISDGRVYMGYQGGLLVALDASTGKELWRYKSSDSSYIHGGATGSSAAIADGVVYMGFPDGNVAALDAASGLLKWKYRTQGGIISSAAVSGEVVFIGSNDGNLYAFDRMTGQPLWQHEIGAWVASSPAISGNTLVVGALDGNLYAFTPGGKMVQRWPRITGKVSDAKTGKPVSGAAILAINDKGETQTTVADTEGEYVLGVQPGKYTLSAKRRGYLNGDPVSAQIVAGQVETVNLHLEEITEPVAGKSQEAPDYNSGSPRLDAVNGEEYHYVMNDRIQATISSEIGTNNLAGTFQPGWLGDLALLDNNGMETIDWSEMVLTPTMNDPKRPWNREGEWLSLPAIQVEGDTVKASGQAQMNPAVKTSVTYKVLPNAPIAKFTLELNNTGSEDFKGYFQYLLDPDSPDDTVFVPGITAANPGFITSGYTGNYLYDGPKTAISSPAHGIAWVNDQPAGLSAFGYIFGASFDASVAAGQKKSISWYHITDYPAEGSDPAANIANWAAMIGTLDPEAAEQSRIQGRVTDAETKQPVEGVLVEALDEDNKVIASSTTNQEGKYLFAIQKPGHYKVQTSRLSYESALIDTKISAGETKSLDLPLKPVTVNVSTGKVLPGPVSEGSKQDILMENSKLAMMIASVTNDAQLPGVTKGKPIDISAKGYHDQMDWFNLPYVSKEQPTGPDAWAQLTVKSEEVKIEESTTERAVLSVNGGSMEDPELSVNTTYTILPDQEWISAETIVTNTGKEAKSVWLGDALDHDGSGQKSGVAGHGSITLPYSSPQEFIPTEPWIGMTGTDRQTIGLVYSGNTTGLKAYGNGNWMMTRQFIDLPAGKSHTMTRKIVAAPAGSEDPFSVLSAIFE; this is encoded by the coding sequence ATGAAACTAGCAGAAGGCAAATGGAAAATCACGAAGAAAAGGCTAAAAGCAATGACAGCAGTTGTCATGTGTGGTTTGGCCATTTCCGCTATAGCCAAGCCAGTTATTGCAAACAACATGAATGTAACAATTAAGGGTGTCGTTTATGATGACAAAAATGAAAATGGCAAGCGTGACAGCAATGAAAATGGGATTCCGAATGTATCCGTATCAGATGGGAAGAAAATTACAGTAACAGATGAAGAAGGGAATTATCAGTTAGCTACAAGTGCTGATAGACGACAAACGGATATCGTCTTTGTTACAGTTCCTAGCGGATATAATGTTAAAACGGATGAGAACAAAACGCCTCAGTTTTATAAAATGCTAGGCAGCCTTAAAGCAGGCGAAACTCGAGAGCAGGATTTTGGATTGTTACATACGCCAGAAAATAAAAATCCAAACTTTAGCTTTGCCAATGTAGCTGATGTTCACGTAGAGGCTGGAACGACTAATAACCGTGAACGGTTTACGGATCAGCTCAAGCAAATAAATGAGTCAACAGGGGATCCGGCTTTTATTGCTGTCAGTGGGGACCTCACCAACCGGGCGACAGATGCAGAATTTCAGGACTATACCGCGAGTACGGCAACTTCTACCCTTCCTGTTTATCCTGCAGTAGGAAATCATGATTTTGCTCCTGGTTCAGACTATCAAACAAGAATTGATCGTTATCGAAATTATTTAGGACCAGAATGGTACTCTTTTGATTATGGTAATAAGCATTTTGTTACGTTAGAAAACACATTGGGGTTTTCAGAAGCTGACCAATTAGAGTGGTTAAAGCAGGATCTTGCACTAAATGCAAAAGATAAGGAAGTCGTAGTCTTTGTTCATAAACCATTAAATACACCACAAACACCATCACCAGATAATACGAAGCAATTTATTGAACTTCTTAGTGAATATAATACTCGTCTTGTGATGGTTGGACACACGCATGTAAATGATGTAGCACAAGACACGATTCCTGGTGCCGATCATGTAACGACAGTTTCCAGTTCCTACACGATTGATCAGTCGCCTAATGGATTTAGAATGGTCACATTCCAAGGTGACAAACAAGACCCAAAATTTAAGATGTATGATGTGAATAAAAGTGCTTCCATTGTACATCCAGCAAACAATAGTGAAGTTTCACAAGGTAAAATGAATATTTTGGTAAACGCTTATAATACATCAAGCAATGTAAAAAAAGTGGAATACCGTATTGATGGAGGGCCTTGGAAAAAGCTTAAGCAAAGCAGTGGCATGAGTTGGTATGGTACATGGGATGACAGTAAAGCAAAATTAGGAAGACATCATATGGAAGTTCGGGTAACAGATGATGCAGAAAATGTGTGGGCAAAAATTTCTCAATTTACGATTGTTGATAGCGACAAAAAAATTACGCCAAAGAGCGGCAGTGACTGGACAATGTTCCATGGCGATGCACAGCATACGGGTTATGCAAAGGATACGCTTGAAGCAGGCCTTCGCCTAAGCTGGACTTACCATACTCCAGGAACAATCCTTACTTCTTCACCTGCAATTGTAGATGGTATTATCTATATTGGCACCCGTGATGAAGATGGCAATAAACATCATGCCATTCATGCAGTGGATCAAAAAACTGGCAAGAAGCTATGGCAGGTTAAGGCAGATGCACAAGTCCAATCATCTCCTGCAGTTGCTGAGGGAATTGTATATGCTTCGACGATTCGCGGTACCCTTTATGCCATGGATGCAAAAACTGGAAAAATGATCTGGGAAAAGTCAGTAGGAAAAGATGAAGTACAGCGTGCTTGGATGTACTATTCTCCAACGGTTGAAAACGGAGTTGTCTATCAGGCATATAGTACAGGTAGCGGCGGAGCCATGATGGCCATTGATGCTCGCACTGGAAAGGAATTATGGAACTCACCTTTAGCGGGTGGCTGGATCGTTGAATCAACACCAGTTGTAAAAGACGGCAAGGTGTATGTTGGTGCAGACGGTGGCTGGTTAATTGCTCTTGATGCTAAAAGTGGAAAAGAAATCTGGCGACAAAAGCCTGCAGGAGGCTGGATGCATTCTATGCCTTCAATTTCAGATGGACGGGTATATATGGGTTATCAAGGCGGATTGTTAGTTGCTCTTGATGCCTCAACAGGCAAGGAGCTGTGGCGTTATAAGAGTTCAGATTCATCCTATATTCACGGAGGAGCAACTGGATCATCTGCTGCTATAGCTGATGGAGTCGTTTATATGGGATTCCCTGATGGAAATGTAGCAGCTTTAGATGCCGCTTCTGGATTATTGAAGTGGAAGTACCGCACACAAGGTGGAATCATTTCTTCTGCAGCAGTTAGCGGTGAAGTGGTATTTATCGGATCAAATGATGGAAATCTTTATGCATTTGACCGCATGACTGGCCAGCCTTTGTGGCAGCATGAAATTGGGGCATGGGTAGCATCATCGCCTGCTATTTCAGGTAATACCTTAGTGGTTGGTGCGCTTGATGGCAACCTGTATGCATTCACTCCTGGCGGAAAAATGGTTCAACGCTGGCCGCGTATTACCGGAAAAGTAAGCGATGCTAAAACAGGAAAGCCTGTAAGTGGCGCGGCAATTTTAGCTATAAACGACAAGGGTGAAACACAAACCACAGTCGCAGATACAGAAGGTGAATATGTTCTTGGAGTACAGCCAGGGAAGTATACTCTTTCTGCAAAACGGAGAGGTTATCTCAATGGTGATCCGGTTTCTGCACAAATCGTGGCTGGTCAAGTTGAGACGGTCAATCTGCATTTAGAAGAGATTACAGAACCTGTTGCTGGAAAGTCTCAGGAAGCACCTGATTATAATTCAGGAAGTCCGCGATTGGATGCAGTGAACGGTGAAGAGTATCACTATGTGATGAATGATCGAATTCAAGCAACGATCTCTTCGGAAATCGGGACAAACAACCTTGCGGGAACTTTCCAGCCGGGGTGGCTTGGGGATCTTGCTTTGTTGGACAATAATGGAATGGAAACGATTGACTGGAGTGAGATGGTCCTAACTCCGACAATGAATGATCCAAAACGGCCATGGAACCGTGAAGGTGAATGGTTGTCTTTACCTGCTATTCAGGTTGAGGGGGATACTGTAAAAGCTTCAGGACAAGCACAAATGAATCCGGCAGTCAAAACGTCCGTTACGTATAAGGTGCTTCCGAATGCGCCGATTGCAAAGTTTACATTAGAGCTAAACAATACTGGTTCAGAGGATTTTAAGGGATATTTTCAATATTTGCTTGATCCTGACAGTCCTGATGACACAGTATTTGTTCCTGGAATAACAGCTGCAAATCCTGGTTTCATCACATCTGGCTATACAGGGAATTATCTTTATGATGGACCAAAAACAGCAATTTCAAGCCCTGCACACGGAATTGCATGGGTAAATGACCAACCTGCTGGATTAAGTGCTTTTGGCTATATTTTTGGGGCATCCTTTGATGCAAGCGTAGCAGCTGGTCAAAAAAAGTCGATTAGCTGGTACCACATCACTGATTATCCAGCTGAAGGAAGCGACCCTGCAGCTAATATTGCCAATTGGGCTGCTATGATCGGGACATTAGACCCGGAAGCAGCTGAGCAATCAAGAATTCAGGGAAGGGTTACGGATGCCGAAACCAAGCAACCTGTTGAAGGAGTGTTAGTAGAGGCTCTCGATGAAGATAATAAAGTAATTGCCTCTTCAACAACAAATCAAGAAGGAAAATATTTATTTGCAATCCAAAAACCTGGACACTATAAAGTTCAGACAAGTCGTTTGTCCTATGAAAGTGCTTTAATCGATACGAAAATTAGTGCGGGTGAAACCAAGTCTTTGGATCTTCCGCTAAAGCCAGTAACAGTTAATGTTAGTACTGGAAAAGTGTTGCCAGGTCCAGTTTCTGAAGGTTCAAAGCAAGATATATTGATGGAAAACAGCAAACTAGCAATGATGATTGCTTCCGTAACTAATGACGCACAGCTTCCTGGAGTAACGAAAGGAAAGCCGATTGATATTTCAGCTAAAGGCTATCATGATCAAATGGACTGGTTTAATCTTCCTTATGTATCAAAAGAGCAGCCAACAGGACCGGATGCATGGGCACAGCTAACTGTAAAAAGCGAGGAAGTAAAAATAGAGGAATCTACTACTGAACGTGCTGTATTAAGTGTAAATGGTGGATCTATGGAGGATCCAGAATTGAGTGTAAACACTACTTATACCATTTTACCTGACCAAGAGTGGATTTCAGCGGAAACGATCGTAACGAATACGGGCAAGGAAGCAAAATCAGTTTGGCTAGGTGATGCGCTTGATCACGACGGTTCAGGACAGAAAAGCGGTGTTGCCGGTCATGGTTCGATTACGCTACCCTATTCTAGCCCACAGGAGTTTATCCCTACAGAACCGTGGATTGGAATGACTGGAACAGACAGGCAAACAATTGGTCTTGTTTATTCTGGAAATACCACCGGGTTAAAAGCATATGGTAATGGAAATTGGATGATGACCCGACAATTTATTGATCTTCCAGCAGGTAAGAGTCATACGATGACTAGAAAAATTGTGGCTGCACCTGCTGGATCTGAGGATCCGTTTTCGGTACTAAGCGCCATTTTCGAGTAA